A single window of Oreochromis aureus strain Israel breed Guangdong linkage group 7, ZZ_aureus, whole genome shotgun sequence DNA harbors:
- the cabp1b gene encoding calcium-binding protein 1b isoform X2 — translation MGNSVKSLKIFTKKDQKKNYKAVQSCEEGGSGGAYLEPLVALAQNGANMHNVLGPACIFLRKGFAESRQADRELRPEEMDELREAFKEFDKDKDGFIGCKDLGNCMRTMGYMPTEMELIELSQQINMNLGGHVDFEDFVELMGPKLLAETADMIGVKELRDAFKEFDTNGDGEISTAELREAMKKLLGQQVGHRELEEILRDIDINGDGHVDFEEFVRMMSR, via the exons ATGGGCAACTCTGTAAAGTCGCTTAAAATTTTCACCAAGAAG GACCAGAAGAAGAACTACAAAGCAGTGCAATCCTGTGAGGAGGGGGGATCTGGGGGGGCCTATCTTGAGCCACTAGTAGCCCTGGCCCAGAACGGAGCCAACATGCACAACGTACTGGGGCCTGCATGCATCTTTCTACGCAAGGGCTTCGCTGAGAGCCGGCAGGCT GATCGAGAGCTGAGGCCAGAAGAAATGGATG AGCTGCGCGAGGCCTTCAAGGAGTTTGACAAAGACAAAGATGGGTTCATTGGCTGTAAAGACCTGGGGAACTGCATGAGAACTATGGGATACATGCCAACAGAGATGGAGCTAATAGAACTGAGCCAGCAGATCAACATGAACT TGGGAGGACATGTTGACTTTGAAGACTTTGTCGAGCTCATGGGGCCCAAACTTCTGGCTGAAACAGCAGACATGATAGGGGTGAAGGAGCTGAGGGATGCCTTCAAAGAG tTTGATACTAATGGTGACGGTGAGATTAGCACCGCAGAACTCAGAGAAGCCATGAAAAAACTTCTGGGACAGCAG GTTGGACACAGAGAACTGGAGGAAATACTACGAGACATTGACATCAACGGAGATGGACATGTAGACTTTGAAG AATTTGTGCGGATGATGTCTCGGTGA
- the cabp1b gene encoding calcium-binding protein 1b isoform X3: MDLYVDGITCSVTIFYTHLSVAELLSSVMIHLTPHFPMTDRHMSVIHDPPLNPPSFPPPCWLLVETLPQQTESHSLPLSLPLHPYPATHRMLLQDQKKNYKAVQSCEEGGSGGAYLEPLVALAQNGANMHNVLGPACIFLRKGFAESRQAQLTTRLKVLLLKPGAMLKSSVRTTFLMMSSHMGLLKGYRGRD, translated from the exons ATGGATTTATACGTAGATGGCATCACTTGCTCTGTCACTATATTTTACACCCACTTGTCTGTCGCTGAGCTCCTTTCCTCTGTCATGATTCACCTGACTCCACACTTTCCAATGACTGACAGACATATGTCTGTCATCCATGATCCTCCTCTGAACCCTCCATCCTTCCCACCTCCATGTTGGCTCCTTGTTGAAACGCTGCCTCAACAAACTGAGTCACACTCTCTACCCCTGTCTTTGCCTCTTCATCCATATCCGGCTACCCACCGGATGCTTCTTCAGGACCAGAAGAAGAACTACAAAGCAGTGCAATCCTGTGAGGAGGGGGGATCTGGGGGGGCCTATCTTGAGCCACTAGTAGCCCTGGCCCAGAACGGAGCCAACATGCACAACGTACTGGGGCCTGCATGCATCTTTCTACGCAAGGGCTTCGCTGAGAGCCGGCAGGCT CAGCTGACAACACGACTCAAGGTCTTGTTATTAAAGCCAGGAGCAATGCTGAAATCCTCAGTGCGGACGACTTTTCTGATGATGAGCTCTCATATGGGACTTCTTAAAGGATACAGGGGTCGAGACTGA
- the cabp1b gene encoding calcium-binding protein 1b isoform X1, translated as MDLYVDGITCSVTIFYTHLSVAELLSSVMIHLTPHFPMTDRHMSVIHDPPLNPPSFPPPCWLLVETLPQQTESHSLPLSLPLHPYPATHRMLLQDQKKNYKAVQSCEEGGSGGAYLEPLVALAQNGANMHNVLGPACIFLRKGFAESRQADRELRPEEMDELREAFKEFDKDKDGFIGCKDLGNCMRTMGYMPTEMELIELSQQINMNLGGHVDFEDFVELMGPKLLAETADMIGVKELRDAFKEFDTNGDGEISTAELREAMKKLLGQQVGHRELEEILRDIDINGDGHVDFEEFVRMMSR; from the exons ATGGATTTATACGTAGATGGCATCACTTGCTCTGTCACTATATTTTACACCCACTTGTCTGTCGCTGAGCTCCTTTCCTCTGTCATGATTCACCTGACTCCACACTTTCCAATGACTGACAGACATATGTCTGTCATCCATGATCCTCCTCTGAACCCTCCATCCTTCCCACCTCCATGTTGGCTCCTTGTTGAAACGCTGCCTCAACAAACTGAGTCACACTCTCTACCCCTGTCTTTGCCTCTTCATCCATATCCGGCTACCCACCGGATGCTTCTTCAGGACCAGAAGAAGAACTACAAAGCAGTGCAATCCTGTGAGGAGGGGGGATCTGGGGGGGCCTATCTTGAGCCACTAGTAGCCCTGGCCCAGAACGGAGCCAACATGCACAACGTACTGGGGCCTGCATGCATCTTTCTACGCAAGGGCTTCGCTGAGAGCCGGCAGGCT GATCGAGAGCTGAGGCCAGAAGAAATGGATG AGCTGCGCGAGGCCTTCAAGGAGTTTGACAAAGACAAAGATGGGTTCATTGGCTGTAAAGACCTGGGGAACTGCATGAGAACTATGGGATACATGCCAACAGAGATGGAGCTAATAGAACTGAGCCAGCAGATCAACATGAACT TGGGAGGACATGTTGACTTTGAAGACTTTGTCGAGCTCATGGGGCCCAAACTTCTGGCTGAAACAGCAGACATGATAGGGGTGAAGGAGCTGAGGGATGCCTTCAAAGAG tTTGATACTAATGGTGACGGTGAGATTAGCACCGCAGAACTCAGAGAAGCCATGAAAAAACTTCTGGGACAGCAG GTTGGACACAGAGAACTGGAGGAAATACTACGAGACATTGACATCAACGGAGATGGACATGTAGACTTTGAAG AATTTGTGCGGATGATGTCTCGGTGA
- the ggt5b gene encoding glutathione hydrolase 5 proenzyme: MAKYKPWVLWCFILIGFICIVTLLCLCFTSFLDGRCSSGSFKQAAVAADSQICSEIGRNMLQQGGSAVDGAIAALLCTSVVNPQSMGIGGGSIITIRDKKGNVKVYNFRETVPRSFRQNLLKECPTSFNFSIGSQWIGVPGELRGYEAIHKQYGKLPWARLFEPTIKLAREGIPLPPYLGKIMSFVKNLIQATSLCEIFCHKNKTVLSTGDIVKFSKLAETMETIAEKGAEDFYTGKIGHDLIQDITAAGGNLTIEDLRSFQVQVQDAWTVPLGDAKLYIPPPPAGGALLAFILKVMEGFSLTPNSLVGDKKIEMYHHFIEAVKFANGQKKSICDPKFNNGKCAEHLIDPTFIDRIRKMISSNMTHDNSYYNVTPSSDHTGTTHVSVLDEDGLAVSATSTINQVFGGMIYSPRTGIILNNELADFCGRTDTLRAGERPPSSMSPVILESKSGGLLIIGGSGGSLITSAMALSIINHQWLGMSLKDAITEPIIFVDSENNVHFESRFDESVSKGLKEHLKHKTGNWPYFLNVVNAVEKENNCIAAMSDSRKMGMSAGY, from the exons ATGGCCAAATATAAGCCCTGGGTGCTGTGGTGCTTTATTTTGATCGGGTTTATTTGCATCGTTACGCTCTTGTGCCTGTGCTTCACCTCGTTTCTGGACGGAAGATGTTCCAGCGGCAGCTTCAAGCAAGCGGCGGTGGCCGCAGACTCTCAGATTTGCTCGGAGATTGGCAG GAATATGCTTCAGCAGGGTGGATCAGCAGTAGATGGCGCCATTGCAGCTCTTCTGTGCACATCTGTGGTCAATCCTCAGAGCATGGGGATTGGAGGGGGCTCTATAATAACTATAAGAGATAAGAAAG GCAACGTTAAAGTCTACAACTTCAGAGAAACTGTCCCACGGTCATTCAGACAGAACCTGTTAAAGGAGTGTCCCACTTCCTTCAATTTTTCCATAG GCAGCCAGTGGATCGGCGTTCCCGGGGAGCTGCGAGGCTATGAGGCAATTCACAAACAGTACGGGAAGCTGCCCTGGGCCAGGCTATTTGAACCAACAATTAAACTGGCTAGGGAGGGCATCCCTCTGCCACCCTATCTGGGAAAAATCATGTCCTTTGTGAAAAATCTCATACAAGCAACATCTCTCTG tgaaaTTTTTTGCCACAAGAACAAAACTGTTCTGAGCACAGGAGACATCGTAAAGTTTTCCAAACTTGCAGAAACCATGGAAACCATTGCAGAGAAAGGAGCAGAGGATTTCTACACTGGCAAGATAGGGCATGACTTAATCCAAGACATAACAGCTGCAG gTGGGAACTTGACTATAGAGGATTTGAGGTCATTCCAGGTGCAGGTCCAAGATGCTTGGACTGTTCCTTTGGGAGATGCTAAACTCTACATCCCTCCACCCCCTGCTGGAGGGGCCCTGCTTGCCTTCATTCTCAAAGTCATGGAAG GGTTCTCGCTGACGCCAAACTCTCTGGTTGGTGACAAGAAGATTGAGATGTACCATCATTTTATAGAGGCAGTTAAATTTGCTAATGGACAGAAGAAGAGCATTTGTGATCCAAAGTTTAATAACGGCAAG TGTGCAGAACACTTGATTGATCCCACCTTCATTGATCGCATCAGGAAGATGATTTCTTCAAACATGACCCATGACAACTCTTACTACAACGTCACGCCTTCTTCAGATCACACTGGGACGACACACGTGTCTGTCCTGGATGAAGATGGCCTGGCCGTCTCTGCCACTAGCACCATAAACCAAGT ATTTGGAGGAATGATTTACTCTCCACGTACAGGCATCATCCTCAACAATGAGCTGGCTGACTTTTGCGGGAGAACAGACACACTGAGGGCAG GCGAACGACCTCCATCCTCAATGAGTCCAGTGATACTGGAGTCAAAGTCTGGAGGTCTTCTTATAATTGGTGGATCGGGAGGAAGCCTGATTACGTCGGCAATGGCCTTG TCTATAATAAATCACCAGTGGCTGGGGATGAGCTTGAAAGATGCCATTACTGAGCCCATAATCTTCGTCGACTCAGAGAACAACGTACATTTTGAATCTCGTTTTGATGAG TCTGTGTCAAAAGGCCTAAAGGAACATCTTAAACACAAAACCGGGAACTGGCCATACTTTCTCAATGTGGTCAATGCTGTGGAAAAGGAGAACAACTGCATTGCTGCTATGTCTGACAGCAGGAAGATGGGAATGTCAGCTGGATACTGA
- the cabp1b gene encoding calcium-binding protein 1b isoform X4, with translation MDLYVDGITCSVTIFYTHLSVAELLSSVMIHLTPHFPMTDRHMSVIHDPPLNPPSFPPPCWLLVETLPQQTESHSLPLSLPLHPYPATHRMLLQDQKKNYKAVQSCEEGGSGGAYLEPLVALAQNGANMHNVLGPACIFLRKGFAESRQAVPDNTTQGLVIKARSNAEILSADDFSDDELSYGTS, from the exons ATGGATTTATACGTAGATGGCATCACTTGCTCTGTCACTATATTTTACACCCACTTGTCTGTCGCTGAGCTCCTTTCCTCTGTCATGATTCACCTGACTCCACACTTTCCAATGACTGACAGACATATGTCTGTCATCCATGATCCTCCTCTGAACCCTCCATCCTTCCCACCTCCATGTTGGCTCCTTGTTGAAACGCTGCCTCAACAAACTGAGTCACACTCTCTACCCCTGTCTTTGCCTCTTCATCCATATCCGGCTACCCACCGGATGCTTCTTCAGGACCAGAAGAAGAACTACAAAGCAGTGCAATCCTGTGAGGAGGGGGGATCTGGGGGGGCCTATCTTGAGCCACTAGTAGCCCTGGCCCAGAACGGAGCCAACATGCACAACGTACTGGGGCCTGCATGCATCTTTCTACGCAAGGGCTTCGCTGAGAGCCGGCAGGCTGTAC CTGACAACACGACTCAAGGTCTTGTTATTAAAGCCAGGAGCAATGCTGAAATCCTCAGTGCGGACGACTTTTCTGATGATGAGCTCTCATATGGGACTTCTTAA